AGCAGGGGGCAGACTAGCGGAGGCCTGTGTTAGGTCTGTTTGAGTGGAGCAGGGGGCAGACTAGCGGAGGCCTGTGTTGAGGTCTGTTTGAGTGGAGCAGGGGGCAGACTAGCGGAGGCCTGTGTTAGGTCTGTTTGAGTGGAGCAGGGGGCAGACTAGCGGAGGTGTGTGTTAGGTCTGTTTGAGTGGAGCAGGGGGCAGACTAGCGGAGGCCTGTGTTAGGTCTGTTTGAGTGGAGCAGGGGGCAGACTAGCGGAGGCCTGTGTTAGGTCTGTTTGAGTGGAGCGAAGGACAGACTAGCGGAGGCCTGTGTTAGGTCTGTTTGAGTGGTGCAGGGGGCAGACTAGCAGAGGCCTGTGTTAGGTCTGTTTGAGTGGAGCAGGGGGCAGGCTAGCGGAGGCCTGTGTTAGGTCTGTTTGAGTGGTGCAGGGGGCAGACTAGCGGAGGCCTGTGTTAGGTCTGTTTGAGTGGTGCAGGGGGCAGGCTAGCGGAGGTGTGTTAGGTCTGTTTGAGTGGTGCAGGGGGCAGACTAGCGGAGGCCTGTGTTAGGTCTGTTTGAGTGGTACAGGGGGCAGGCTAGCGGAGGCCTGTGTTAGGTCTGTTTGAGTGGTGCAGGGGCAGAGCTGGCGGAGGCCTGTGTTAGGTCTGTTTGAGTGGTGCAGGGGGCAGGCTAGCGGAGGCCTGTGTTAGGTCTGTTTGAGTGGTGCAGGGGGCAGGCTAGCGGAGGCCTGTGTTAGGTCTGTTTGAGTGGTGCAGGGGCAGACTAGCGGAGGCCTGTGTTAGGTCTGTTTGAGTGGTGCAGGGGGCAGGCTAGCGGAGGTGTGTGTTAGGTCTGTTTGAGTGGTGCAGGGGGCAGACTAGCGGAGGCCTGTGTTAGGTCTGTTTGAGTGGTGCAGGGGGCAGGCTAGCGGAGGCCTGTGTTAGGTCTGTTTGAGTGGTGCAGGGGGCAGGCTAGCGGAGGCCTGTGTTAGGTCTGTTTGAGTGGTGCAGGGGGCAGGCTAGCGGAGGCCTGTGTTAGGTCTGTTTGAGTGGTGCAGGGGGCAGGCTAGCGGAGGCCTGTGTTAGGTCTGTTTGAGTGGTGCAGGGGGCAGGCTAGCGGAGGCCTGTTCCAGAAAGGCCAGGGGTCCAGGTGGCGGGAGGTCTGACGGTTTACGATGCTGGACACTGACATCCTCCAGAACCTACAGACAGTACAGACATTATATTAACTACAGACAGACATGTTATCATGATGCTGGACCTGACATCCTCCAGAACCTACAGACAGTACAGACATATTAACTACAGACAGACATGTTATCATGATGCTGGACACTGACATCCTCCAGAACCTACAGACAGTACAGACATTATATTAACTACAGACAGACATGTTATCATGATGCTGGACCTGACATCCTCCAGAACCTACAGACACGTTATTATAacacctacactaccagtcaaaagtttggacacacctactcattcaagggtttttctttatttttactattttttacattgtagaataatagtgaagacatcaaaactatgaaataacacatatggaatcatgtagtaaccaacaaagtgttaaacaaatcaaaatatattttatatttgtgatgcttcaaatagccaccctttgccttgatgacagctttgcacactcttggcattctctcaacccgcttcatgaggtagtcacctggaatgcatttcaattaacaggtgtgccttcttaaaagttaagttgtggaatttctttccttcttaatgcgtttgagccaatcagttgtgttgtgacaaggtaggggtggtatacagaagaaagccatatttggtaaaagaccaagtccatattatggcaagaacagctcaaataagcaaagagaaacgacagtccatcattactttaagacatgaaggtcagtcaatccggaaagtttcttcaagtgcagtcgcaaaaaccatcaagcgctatgatgaaactggctctcatgaggaccgccacaggaaaggaagacccagagttacctctgctgcagaggataagttcattagagttaccagcctcagattgctgcccaaataaatgcttcacagagttcaagtaacagacacatctcaacatcaactgttcagaggagactgcgtgaatcaggccttcatggtcgaattgctgcaaagaaaccactactaaaggacaccaataataagaagagacttgcttgggccaagaaacacgagcaatggacattagactgggggaaatctgtcctttggcctGATGAGTCAAAATGTGAGATTTTTtattccaaccgcagtgtcttttgTGAGCACGGAGagtagatgaacggatgatctctgcatgtgtggttcccaccgtgaagcattgaagtggtgtgggggtgctttgctggtgacactgtctgtgatttatttagaattcaaggcacacttaaccagcatggctaccacagcattctgcagcgatacgccatcccatctggtttgggcttagtgggacaatcatttgtttttcaacaggacaatgaccaacacacctccaggctgtgtaagggctatttgaccaagaaggtgagtgatggagtgctgcatcagatgacatcaaggcaaagcgtggctatttgaagaatctcaaatataaaatatactttgatttgtttaacacttttttggttactacatgattccatatgtgttatttcatagttttgatgtcttcactattattctacaatgtagaaaatagtaaaaataaagacaaaccctggaattagtaggtgtgtccaaacttttgactggtactgtatatacaaataGAATTTCATATACATCTTAAAATGACCACATTTTCATGAATTTTATGATATAatcaaatctgtcgatgtgcccttgagcaaggcacttaaccctaattgctcctgtaagtcgctctggataaaagcgtctgctaaatcactaaaatgtaaaatgtaaatgtaataatcttGAAGCCCATTCAAAAACAGTATGAGACTGGATCCAGGAAGTGATGCGGGAAAGGTGGGACTGTGCCAGCGAAGTAGACCATGGGCTTTTGCTCAACTCCTGTGTCTTCTCTCGCCTCCTTTAGAAAAAGGGGGGTGCGACAGATTTCAAACTCTTCCGTGAAGGACTCATGTAGGATACACTTGTGCTTCCTCGCCAAAAGGATGCTATCGAGGAGGGGAGGACCATCTTCCGTTTGCCTACTAACAAATGTACAGACTCCTCAACCACTTATCGGTTGCccgggtcacggaggagagagggacgTCCTGCTGCCAGTGGTGAAGCTTAGACAGGTGTTTCTGGACCAGCAGCTCTTTCCTCTGGAGTTCATTCCGCAGCTCAGACACatcctggagagggagaggagagggagggagagaggagaggtagggagagagggagagagggagggaggagagggagggagagaggagagggagggagggagggaggagagggagggagagagagagagggagagaggtagggagagaggagagagggaggagagagagagagggagggagagagaggggagggagggagagggagggggagggagggagagagagaggagagggagagagagggagggagagaggagaggtagggagagagaggggagagggagggagggagggaggagagggagggagagaggagaggtagggagagaggagaggtagggagagaggagagagggagagaggtagggagagaggagagaggagagagggagggagagagagagggagggggagggagagagggaggggagggagggagagagagagggggagagggagaggagagagggagggagagagagaggaggagagggaggaggagaggtagggagagggagggaggagagagagaggagagagagagggagagagagagggagggagagagagggagagagggagagagggagggagaggagagggaggagagggagggaggagaaagagggaggagagatggatcaGCTGTTAATAGCGGTGGGTGGCCGTCCTAACACCAGAATATCACTATACTGGTGAAGTCCCCCAATACATAGAGCTCCAGGGTGCATTTTCCCCTTTatacagatctagaatcagcttctcctcccccaatcctaacattaaccattagtggggaaaatgtaaCACTGACcccagatctagaatcagcttctcctcccccaatcctaacattaaccattagtggggaaaatgaaACACTGACcccagatctagaatcagcttctcctcccccaatcctaaccttatccattagtggggaaaatgtaaCACTGACCccagatcagcatctaggggcgaCTTCGCCCTCCTCCATCATGAGCCATCAAATTCAAATCTGGAACTAGAAGCCAGTTCCACTGGtgtttttctcccattcttcctctctaatcagggactgatttagacccgAGACACCagtcattgttcccctctaatcaggaacTGATTTAGACCCGAGACACCAGGTGGGTGCTATTAAATGATCTGGTAGAACAGAAAGGCTGGTagggtaagatttgaatacccctggtatacaCTATCACCTACCTCTTTGACCACCTGCTCAGGTTTCTGGACTGATAGCTGAAGACGCTTCTGCAGGAAGAAacattctgtctgtctggcaACATCCAGAAACTTCTGAATACACTGATCCACACCTGGGGAGACAGACGGgtaggttagagacagacagacacagagacagctaGAGAAACAGACAGGTTAGCGAGACAGACtggttagagagacagacatgtaagCTAGATAAGCAAAGTGATGAAATATGAATGTGTTTCAAACTGTTTACAATGCAACTAGCTAACTTCCCCAAGGCTGgccaaccctcctcctcctgagttactgggtgtgcaggcttttgctgcAGCCCCGCTGTAAAACACCTGATTCCACCAACCAGCTGCTCATCTGGACCCTGATTGGCTAAATCAGGTgtgttagaacagggctggagcAAAACCATGCATACCCTGTAGCTATCCTGGTGGGAGGACGTTTGTTGGTCACCTAGGAGCTTgtctgggaatagggtgccatttgggccgttAGCTTTACTGGTCTCACCTGTCCGAATTTCCTCCTGGTCGGTTCCGTTCACGTAGTCTTGACTCACTAGGGAAGCAAAGCAAGCCTGCTGACACAAGACAACTGGGTTAACAGTTCGCTGCTAGCACTTAGCTAGCTGCATTAACGACACGCCAGAGATACTgtacttagctagctatagcGTAACATTACATGTAATGTGCGAATTCAGTGTCCAGGCAACCCAGCATAGTATAGCAAAGCATGCCTGCAGACACAACGTAACTAACGTTACCTGGCTTCGGTAACGCCAGACAGTCCAAAGGCTATGCTTCATTTAGGTAGTTGGTTACATTTCAAAAGAACGGTAGCTTTGTAACTAGCTGACATACTGGGCAGTAACCACAGACATAAGTATCTTTGGTAAGCAGTTAGCTAGCGCTATCTACTTAGTAGACAAGCAGTGTGGTGCGTTAGCTAGCATCACTACGTTAGCTATACCACGGCTGACTAGGCTAGCTAGCATCATTACGTTAGCTATACCACGGCTGGCTAGGCTAGCTAGCATCATTACGTTAGCTATACCACGGCTGGCTaggctagctagcatcactacGTTAGCTATACCACGGCTGGCTAGGCTAGCTAGCATAATTACGTTAGCTATACCACGgctggctaggctaggctagctaGCATCACACCGGGACAGCAGAGTAGTAGCTCTCGTACCTCGAAAGAAGCCTCCAGGTCGTCTACCAGAGTGTTGGGGCCCTGGACCCTGTTCCCTGGAGCTCCTCCGGGCAGTAGTCCCGGCTGACCCGGGCCGCCGACAGGGTGAGGACCAGCGGGCTGCTGGCCGGGGAACATCCCGCTGCCCATGGAGGAAGACATCTTGGATGGTTTGTCTGTACCGGTCCGTGAGGCCGCTGCACGCAATGCTCAGTACATGCCACACTGGCTGACGAATTTGATAGGTTCTACTAAATgactataaaaaaaaatgttattcAAATACAAAAAGTAAAGCAAATTGTAATTTACATGCAGTTATAATATTATAGTGAGGATACAAGACAGGCAAATTGATCCAAAATATAGTTTTATTGGTGTTTTATTTAAATTACATGATAATATTGGCAAAACTATTTTACAGTTTTTGTCTGCAGAAGTGCATACCAACTTCAGTATAGGAGTTTCTCCCACTACTACCGGTTTGTTTCCTGACTGACACTGAAGCCTAGTTTTTACCCTACGTATGCAACGCAAGAACGCTACGCAAAATGGCCATCCAGTTATAAATTGCGGGGCTGCGTCGTGTTGCTACGCAAAAACATTTTGCATAGCTACTTGTAGTTACACTCacaaaaaaaagattgcagtaaaAGTgaagtcgactgtggtattttggatgcagtaattgcagtggaaaattactgcagtaaaaaacaacttattttggacgcagtatttgcaaCATACTGCAATCCTTTTTGTAAGGGTAGGATACAACAcactttattgtccatttacaTGAAAATGCAGTTTCTCAATGAGTTTGTATGTAGGCTATAAACTAGGCTTAGTTGCTAGTGCTGTGGCCCGGGGGGGGGGGTGGAAATGTCCTCTTCAACCCTCTATCCACAGCAGGCTACTACCAGATGACTCAgagtacatcccaaatggcaccctattccctatatagtgcacttcttttgaccacaGTCCTATgggtagtacactacatagggcaGCAGGTGTGAAACTCATTTTGCCCTTCACCGAGGCCTGCACTTAAAATTCATTATATTTCATGGCCGTCAAAGTTTGCTAAAAAATTGTCCATCCAAGGCTTTTGGAATTGTGTATGTTccctgtctagctttcattttgatgacttatcaagctggacagagtgaagagactataaatgactgttatcaagctggacagagtgaagagactataaatgactgttatcaagctggacagaatgaagagactataaatgactgttatcaagctggacagagggaagagactatacatgactgttatcaagctggacagagtgaagagagtatacatgactgttatcaagctggacagaatgaagagactataaatgactgttatcaagctggacagagtgaagagactatacatgactgttatcaagctggacagaatgaagagactataaatgactgttatcaagctggacagagtgaagagactgtaaatgactgttatcaagctggacagagggaagagactataaatgactgttatcaagctggacagagtgaagagactgtaaatgactgttatcaagctggacagagtgaagagactgtaaatgactgttatcaagctggacagagtgaagagactataaatgactgttatcaagctggacagagtgaagagactataaatgactgttatcaagctggacagagtgaagagactataaatgactgttatcaagctggacagagggaagagactatacatgactgttatcaagcttgACAGAGGgaagactataaatgactgttatcaagcttgacagagggaagagactataaatgtaggtccattatcaatTCTACAGTTTCCAGTTGGTTTTTGTCATTTCAATGTCCATTAAGATCATCACACCACCCGCAGGCCGGACTGAATGGGCTCGCGGGCCAAATGCTTCACAGGACTGAtgtctatttagtgcactacttttgatcagactCCTATGGGGTAGTGCAccagatagggaatagggtgctatttgggatgtagTCTGTGATTCTTCACGGTACCACAGTCTCTGTCTCTACAGAATAATCCTTCTTCAGCCagctcagtgtgtgtctgtgtggtctctctctcttcaggctTGGTTGGCCAGTCCAGCAGCGAACTCTACCAGCGTTCGTGTCGGTCGTCCAGACATTCCTTTCTTCAGGTAGGGAACctggagagagacaaacagacagacacaaacagtgagtgagaaaggagcaagagagagaatctAAAAAGAGAAACAAAGTGTATTGTTAATGTTTAGCAGGAAAACAGCCAGTGTCTCTCAGCAATCCAACCCGTCACCCTTACAGAACATTCAGTCTGTTCCGAAACAGTTCTGATCATCATGGTTCTAAAAGATTAATGCAGTTCTGATCATCCTGGTTCTAGAACACTAACAGAAGTGATCATGGTTCTAGAACACTATCAGAAGCAGTTGTGATCATGGTTCTAGAACACTATCAGAAGCAGTTGTAGCTGTTCAACTGATGTTTTTAAAGGTCGACTTTGGGCACAAAAAAAACGGTCCAATTCCGCCTCTTTCTcaattttcaaacagaaatggggTGTGCCTTTGGTGGTCGTCATCGATGTGTCATTCTGATCATGCGCGCCGCGACCGACATAGCTAgttcgttagctaagctagccactgtagctggccagtaactcctccagtatgtgttgatgtgtcgtagctagttcgttagctaagctagccactgTAGCTGGCCAGTAACTCCTCCAGTATTTGCTGACGTCATTTCACAGGAAGCTGTAGAGATCAGTAAGAAACGTCTTCTGTAGCCAAATATCTTCTTCATCCATTTGTTTTAGTTTTGAAGGATTCACTGACCTGGTGTGATGGTGCATTGATCAGTTCTACACTGACCTGGTGTGATGGTGCATTGATCAGTTCTACACTGACCTGGTGTGATGGTACATTGATCAGTTCTACACTGACCTGGTGTGATGGTACATTGATCAGTTCTACACTGACCTGGTGTGATGGTACATTGATCAGTTCTACACTGACCTGGTGTGATGGTGCATTGATCAGTTCTACACTGACCTGGTGTGATGGTGCATTGATCAGTTCTACACTGACCTGGTGTGATGGTACATTGATCAGTTCTACACTGACCTGGTGTGATGGTACATTGATCAGTTCTACACTGACCTGGTGTGATGGTGCATTGATCAGTTCTACAGTTAAAAGCCTTTATTTGAGCATTTTCCCCAATAGTCACACTTtaaactgtaataataataataatatgccatttagcagacgcttttatccaaagcgacttacagtcatgtgtgcgtacatttttacgtatgggtggtcccggggatcgaacccactaccctggcgttacaagcgccgtgctctaccagctgagctacacaggaccacagtgttttatgttgtacatgTTTTAAACTTTGTGTGCTGCTATTTTGGCCTGGTCTCTTTTGCAAAAGATGTTTAATCTCAATGAGACCAACCTGGTAAAATACATTATCAAACAGTTCAAAGATCAATGTTCCAGAAGACTACCGTACCTCGTCCTTATTGGTCATCACCCCGGCGATGTCCAGGTGCGCCCAATGAGGGGCCGTCACAAACTCCCTCAGAAATGCTGCCGCCGTGCAGGCTCCGccagaactacacacacacacacacacagacacacacacacaggtcagacacacacacacagacacagacacacacacacacacacaggtcagacacacacacacacacacacacagacacacacacacacacacacacacacacaggtcagacacacacacacacacacacacacacacaggtcagacacAGGTCAGAAGATGGCATTAACACAGAAGTTGTTTAGGGTTGTTTcttacctctgtgtgtgtgtgtgtctgtgtctgtctgtctgtctgtgtgtgtatgtgtgtgtctgtctgtgtgtgtgtgtgtgtgtgtgtgtctgtctgtctgtctgtctgtctgtctgtctgtctgtctgtctgtctgtctgtgtgtgtgtgtgtgtgtctgtctgtgtgtgtgtgtgtgtgtgtgtgtgtctgtgtctgtctgtgtgtgtatgtgtgtgtctgtctgtgtgtgtgtgtgtctgtgtctgtctgtgtgtgtatgtgtgtgtctgtctgtctgtctgtgtgtgtgtgtgtgtgtgtgtgtgtgtgtctgtgtgtgtgtctgtgtctgtgtgtgtgtgtctgtgttcttaCCGGCTGTACTTGCCGACGTTGTTGAGGTCAGCCAGCTGGCAGTCAGTGACCTGTCTGGTGTAATGTTCAAACAACGGCATCCTCCACACCCGGTCTCCTGTCAccacactggcctaaacacacagacgcaccgcAGGGTGTTACCACgctggcctaaacacacagacgcaccgcagggtgttagtgttgtcacgacgcaccacagggtgttaccacgctggcctaaacacacagacgcaccacagggtgttagtgttgtcacgacgcaccacagggtgttaccacactggcctaaacacacagacgcaccacagggtgttaccagctggcctaaacacacagacgcaccacagggtgttagtgttgtcaATGACGCACCGcagggtgttagtgttgtcacTGACGCACCACAGGGGTGTTAccacactggcctaaacacacagacgcaccacagggtgttagtgttgtcacgacgcaccacagggtgttaccacactggcctaaacacac
The Coregonus clupeaformis isolate EN_2021a unplaced genomic scaffold, ASM2061545v1 scaf1492, whole genome shotgun sequence DNA segment above includes these coding regions:
- the LOC121562771 gene encoding mediator of RNA polymerase II transcription subunit 28 isoform X2; its protein translation is MSSSMGSGMFPGQQPAGPHPVGGPGQPGLLPGGAPGNRVQGPNTLVDDLEASFEACFASLVSQDYVNGTDQEEIRTGVDQCIQKFLDVARQTECFFLQKRLQLSVQKPEQVVKEDVSELRNELQRKELLVQKHLSKLHHWQQVLEDVSVQHRKPSDLPPPGPLAFLEQASASLPPAPLKQT
- the LOC121562771 gene encoding mediator of RNA polymerase II transcription subunit 28 isoform X1; amino-acid sequence: MSSSMGSGMFPGQQPAGPHPVGGPGQPGLLPGGAPGNRVQGPNTLVDDLEASFEACFASLVSQDYVNGTDQEEIRTGVDQCIQKFLDVARQTECFFLQKRLQLSVQKPEQVVKEDVSELRNELQRKELLVQKHLSKLHHWQQVLEDVSVQHRKPSDLPPPGPLAFLEQASASLPPAPLKQT
- the LOC121562771 gene encoding mediator of RNA polymerase II transcription subunit 28 isoform X3 gives rise to the protein MSSSMGSGMFPGQQPAGPHPVGGPGQPGLLPGGAPGNRVQGPNTLVDDLEASFEACFASLVSQDYVNGTDQEEIRTGVDQCIQKFLDVARQTECFFLQKRLQLSVQKPEQVVKEDVSELRNELQRKELLVQKHLSKLHHWQQVLEDVSVQHHDNMSVCS